The Episyrphus balteatus chromosome 3, idEpiBalt1.1, whole genome shotgun sequence genome segment TAGAAGTTTTTTGAATGTATTgatcaatattttgatatatGATTGATATGCCGGTGAGTATTTTTACGTGACGCGAATTATAAATCATCTCATAAACTGTCATGTTGAAACATTACCTTAAAGAGACAGAAAAGTTCGAAAAGACTCAAAATTTGCTCCAACAGTATCTAAAAACTAACGAAAGCGATCGTATCTAGTTTTTTCTGACGATCGATCGATATATAAATGCCTTTAATATTAAAgttttcatataatattttaattggtatttccctactttttttttttttattctagatCCCTAAGAAAAACATTCAACAACTCCTGCAATCATGACATCATTTATTAGAATATTCAACGACAGAATTGCCGATCTTTCAAATGGAGTTGGtaagtttaataaaatacttctagttttgatattttttcttatgcctaaataatttttgttttagataaAACAATCGATAACTGGCTATTGATGAGCTCACCCCTGCCACTACTTACCCTACTTGGAGCGTATTTGACGTTTGTGCTAAAAGTTGGACCCGCATTTATGGCCAATAGAAAACCATATAATCTACAGAAAGCTATGGTAGTTTATAATGCGTTTCAAGTTGTATTCTCAACCTGGCTATGTTACACAgtgagtaaaattaaattaaatttaaaaattaaataaatttaaaatttgtgtacAACTTTATTATAGTCACTACAAGAAAGCAGTATTGTTTCACATTTGATGGAAAAGAAATGCGAAGTTCATCGAGATAGAAAACAAACTTTACTTTTATATTCTGGTGCatggttttatttcttttcgaaAATTGTCGATTTCTTGGATACGATATTCTTTGTTTTGCGCAAGAAACAAAATCAAGTTACATTCCTGCATGTTTATCATCATACAACAACGGCCCTGTTCTCATGGGGATATCTGAAATACGCACCTGGTAAGTTTAAGTTTAACACAACAAACAATGGTCAAAAAAGTTGTTAGATGCGATCAAGGAACAACTAAGTTTATGGCATTATAATATCATACAATTAGTGTTTAAATTTAGGTTTGTACATTTGTACATACTACAATAGTTTAAAAGaactatttttttaggtttagaAAAGATTAGGAGTGATTTTCATAATGTTTCACTTCATtattaagtttctttaacaaaaatattttagattttctttagtgcataatataatttttttttttaattctaagaaTTTAATTAGCTTTTAGAAGATTGTTTTAATGTCAACAGTTAACTTTCAAACGAATCTAATCATAcgtgaattaaataaataataaactcAATAGATTCTGAAAAAAAGCATTCGATAGTCATTTTGTAATTCTGCTTTTATAAAGTTTCAAAAGTAAATGAATAAGATTTGAACAACATTACTCTTTGGGTTGCATTTGTAGAATGCTCGTTCCTTTCCTTACCATTATAAAACAGCTTGAATTTGcatacgtaatttttttatcgGATCTACCGAATTTATTacaacaaagtcaaaaaaaaaaattgatataatataatacttctaaaaagattttattatCTATCCTTTATTTTAAAGACTGCATGCTACAGTTCAGGACATAGAAATTTGCCTCAAAGCCACATTAGATTTTTCTCATAAACAGTCTTTTAATATCACttaatttatgaaaactgagcaatattttgaaaaaaaaaaaaacaatcatcaaAGTCGTAATGCTTGTTTTCTGATTAAAAAATGCTGAAAACCtgaaggttttttaaaaatatcacaaGAAACGGGATTTATTTCTATCAAACcgaaaatattgtaaaattttGCTATTCAGATCATTCAAATAACAAATTGTTGAAATTGTACGATttcgggtcactgtggcgtatgtgggacatttttttctctatacacattaggctgggtcacaaatgtatggagacattgtttttgctaatttttttacgggcacagtgatgaaaaggtgccaaactgtaaatagaacaataatataaagtttggttataatcagactttatcttctgcctccggttgcccagccaagttctctatgaaCTTTGGTCCTACACCCTTAAGAAACAACTCAAGCCCTTTCGAACCattctaacttttgtttcaattatgtcaaacatttcaaactcgttttatttgttaacatagTTAACAAGCTCCTCAATAACTTTCAGCTACGTAGGATTaatagtttctgagaaaaaggctttcaaaaatcgcaaaaagagTAGCTGATTTACTCACTAACATACTAACtaacaaatgataaaaattatggcaaacttctagttttcatagAAACTTGTTATGGTCTAGGATCTTGAAGtacattcaaagaaaaaaatgaaaaattgagtttttacattcagggggcgtggtaaccgcccattttggtagaattaatatcaataattaaaaagtatacttctgaataccctaaaatcttgaaacttggtagaattgtaGTTAATGCAAAGGAAACATATTCAAACTTCAGATTTTCTGCCTTGGAATCGTAGTAtccccttaaaaataataaaagaaacatataatgtttcataaa includes the following:
- the LOC129913760 gene encoding elongation of very long chain fatty acids protein 7; translation: MTSFIRIFNDRIADLSNGVDKTIDNWLLMSSPLPLLTLLGAYLTFVLKVGPAFMANRKPYNLQKAMVVYNAFQVVFSTWLCYTSLQESSIVSHLMEKKCEVHRDRKQTLLLYSGAWFYFFSKIVDFLDTIFFVLRKKQNQVTFLHVYHHTTTALFSWGYLKYAPGEQGVIIGIVNSFVHIIMYFYYMVSAMGPKYQKFLWWKKYMTSIQLVQFVLILTYMIIVGAKDCKMPKSLTFFFVVNALIFLFLFGNFYRKTYNKNRKADATNSANISAKPKKHSLLAEGDQMKRLIDVNNNSTAAVKALKGE